From Spirosoma aerolatum, one genomic window encodes:
- the thrA gene encoding bifunctional aspartate kinase/homoserine dehydrogenase I, producing the protein MQVLKFGGTSVGSVESIKLVLQIIDNHRQNGDQIAVVFSAMGGVTNQLIEIGRMATTGETDYMELVRRIEDRHFNVVKALIPIKEQSKVFAHIRGIINELEDLLRGVSLIRELSARTHDLITSFGERLSTTVITECVKSSGIAAQYCDARKLIKTDAQFGHAEVNYTLTNQLIQEYFAKTTDLQLITGFIGSTEKNETTTLGRGGSDYTASIIGAALNAEVIDIWTDVDGMMTADPRKVPNAFNIPTITYAEAMELSHFGAKVIYPPSLQPAFARNIPIRVLNTFNATHNGTIVSRTAERRQYTITGISSIDDIALVNVQGSGMIGVAGVSAKLFGVLAAHRISVILISQASSEHSICFAIDPRGADNVKAILEAEFATEIEHGHIDSIAIERDLSVIATVGEGMKKSSGIAGKLFSVLGKNGVNIVAVAQGSSEINISVVINKNNLSKALNSLHNIFFQSEARVLNLYLVGTGLIGKTLLKQIHDQSEFLRTEKLLKVCVVGMSNSRKMLLDPKGISLEDWHARLLTEGVTTSLPAFVDRIKDYNLPNSVFIDCTSDKDIVQFYESLLDSNISVVTPNKVANSGPYSEYRRLQRTALNRGVKFLYETNVGAGLPIINTVQGLMTAGDRFLKIEAILSGTLSFIFNTFRPGTSFADVVREAKEKGYTEPDPRDDLSGLDVARKILILAREAGFPLEPEDITITPLLPEACQLAPTVPAFFNELERNNAYFENLLSEAEANGEKLRFVASFENNKASISLRPVGQEHPFYQLTGADNIVSFTTERYKDRPLVVKGPGAGAEVTASGVFADVVSIGSYLA; encoded by the coding sequence ATGCAGGTTCTTAAATTCGGTGGCACCTCCGTCGGTTCCGTAGAGAGTATAAAACTGGTTCTCCAAATCATTGATAACCACCGCCAAAACGGCGACCAGATTGCTGTAGTTTTTTCGGCAATGGGGGGCGTTACCAACCAGCTTATCGAAATCGGACGCATGGCCACTACCGGCGAAACAGACTATATGGAACTGGTTCGGCGGATAGAAGACCGACACTTCAACGTGGTAAAAGCCCTCATTCCTATCAAGGAACAGAGTAAGGTGTTTGCCCACATTCGGGGAATCATCAACGAACTGGAAGACCTACTGCGTGGCGTTTCGCTCATTCGGGAGCTATCAGCCCGCACCCATGACCTGATAACCAGCTTTGGCGAGCGCTTATCCACAACGGTTATTACTGAATGTGTAAAAAGTAGCGGGATAGCAGCACAATATTGTGATGCCCGCAAGCTGATCAAAACCGACGCGCAGTTTGGTCATGCCGAAGTCAACTATACGCTTACCAATCAGTTGATTCAGGAGTACTTTGCCAAAACAACGGATTTACAGTTAATTACGGGCTTTATCGGCTCTACAGAGAAAAACGAAACGACCACACTCGGCCGGGGCGGTTCGGATTATACGGCCTCCATTATCGGGGCTGCGCTGAATGCGGAAGTGATCGACATCTGGACGGATGTGGATGGAATGATGACGGCTGATCCCCGCAAAGTCCCTAATGCGTTCAACATTCCAACTATTACGTATGCCGAAGCCATGGAACTCAGCCACTTCGGCGCGAAAGTTATTTACCCGCCAAGTCTGCAACCAGCCTTCGCCCGAAACATACCCATCCGAGTACTCAATACGTTCAATGCTACCCATAATGGCACCATTGTGAGCCGGACAGCCGAACGGCGGCAGTACACCATTACGGGTATTTCGAGCATTGATGACATTGCTCTGGTCAACGTACAAGGTTCGGGCATGATCGGTGTAGCGGGTGTATCGGCCAAGTTATTTGGTGTACTGGCTGCTCACCGGATCAGTGTCATTCTGATTTCGCAGGCTTCGTCGGAGCACTCCATCTGTTTTGCCATCGACCCACGCGGAGCCGACAACGTAAAGGCCATTCTGGAAGCCGAATTTGCCACCGAAATCGAACACGGACACATCGACAGCATCGCTATCGAGCGCGATTTGTCGGTGATTGCCACGGTAGGCGAAGGCATGAAAAAAAGCTCCGGTATTGCCGGAAAACTGTTTTCAGTACTGGGTAAAAATGGGGTAAACATTGTGGCTGTTGCGCAGGGCTCCTCGGAGATCAACATCTCGGTAGTCATCAACAAGAACAACCTGTCGAAGGCACTCAACTCCCTACATAATATCTTCTTCCAATCCGAAGCCCGCGTACTGAATCTGTATCTGGTCGGTACGGGCCTGATTGGCAAAACATTGCTAAAACAAATCCATGACCAGTCGGAATTTCTGCGGACCGAAAAGCTGCTGAAAGTGTGCGTGGTAGGGATGTCGAATAGCCGAAAAATGCTGCTCGACCCTAAAGGCATTTCGCTGGAAGACTGGCACGCACGGCTCCTGACCGAAGGTGTAACCACCTCGTTGCCCGCCTTTGTGGACCGAATTAAAGATTACAACCTGCCCAACTCTGTTTTCATCGACTGTACCTCGGATAAAGACATTGTGCAGTTTTACGAATCGCTGCTGGATAGCAACATCTCCGTTGTAACCCCAAACAAAGTAGCCAACTCAGGCCCATATAGTGAATATCGGCGTTTGCAGCGTACAGCCCTGAACCGGGGGGTTAAATTCCTGTACGAAACCAACGTGGGGGCAGGATTGCCCATCATCAACACCGTGCAGGGATTGATGACGGCAGGGGATCGTTTCCTGAAAATCGAAGCGATTCTATCGGGAACATTATCGTTCATTTTCAACACCTTCCGCCCTGGAACCTCTTTTGCCGATGTGGTGCGCGAAGCGAAGGAAAAAGGGTATACCGAACCCGATCCTCGCGACGATCTGAGTGGCCTGGATGTAGCCCGAAAAATCCTGATCCTGGCTCGTGAAGCCGGTTTCCCACTCGAACCGGAAGACATCACGATTACCCCCCTACTGCCTGAAGCCTGCCAGTTGGCGCCAACGGTTCCCGCCTTTTTTAACGAGCTGGAACGAAACAACGCCTATTTCGAAAACCTGCTTTCCGAAGCCGAAGCCAACGGTGAAAAGCTCCGTTTTGTCGCCAGCTTCGAAAACAACAAGGCAAGCATCAGCCTGCGCCCGGTGGGTCAGGAGCACCCATTTTATCAACTAACGGGTGCCGACAACATCGTTTCGTTCACCACCGAACGGTACAAAGATCGGCCATTGGTCGTGAAAGGGCCTGGTGCAGGTGCCGAAGTTACCGCTTCTGGCGTATTTGCCGATGTAGTCAGTATCGGGAGTTATCTGGCTTAA
- a CDS encoding Na+/H+ antiporter: MHPIEIVTGLLGVTSLLVVVARWLRISYPILLVIVGLLIGWIPGLPPVILSPDEVFLVFLPPLLYAAAWQIDNLELKLYSRSVSLLAVGLVLFTSTLVALVAHAFIPGFSLAQGYLLGAIIAPPDAVAATSVMRGLNIPKQITTVLEGESLVNDATSLIIYRYGLVAILTNHFVLWEASYQFIGIALISVAIGLTIGWIMIWVHRMISKDNVTSTAITLLTPYGSYLIAENFHLSGVLAVVTTGLFLSARTSQIFTYHSRLQTNSVWEIVVFLLNGLVFILIGLQLPMIVADLNGYTLPEAINYALLISVVAVISRLIWVFPGAYLPRWLSPRIRKREEKPAWQQIMVVGWAGMRGVVSLAGALALPNTLPNGQPFPARDLILFITFIVILITLVIQGLTLPLLVEALNVREDVDEKQEERKLRRKMALQVITHLEENHSAGSVHDDVLNYVKNTYELRINELNGMLRGSISTPHKPTELYQQAIRLQLELIDVERTVLIEQRQSTLLDGEIIRKMEQELDLEAARLSLAQP; this comes from the coding sequence ATGCATCCAATTGAAATTGTAACAGGTCTGCTGGGAGTTACCTCCTTGTTGGTGGTGGTAGCCCGTTGGCTGCGCATATCGTATCCAATTCTGCTGGTTATTGTGGGGCTTTTGATTGGCTGGATTCCGGGTTTACCCCCCGTTATTTTGTCGCCCGATGAAGTTTTCCTGGTTTTCCTGCCGCCCTTGTTATATGCGGCTGCCTGGCAGATCGATAATCTGGAGCTCAAATTATACAGTCGATCAGTATCGTTACTGGCTGTGGGCCTGGTTTTATTTACCTCAACACTGGTTGCTCTGGTCGCCCACGCGTTTATTCCGGGCTTTTCGTTGGCGCAAGGGTATTTACTGGGGGCTATTATTGCACCTCCCGATGCAGTAGCGGCTACGTCTGTTATGCGCGGCCTCAACATACCCAAACAGATTACGACCGTACTGGAAGGCGAAAGCCTGGTAAACGATGCAACCAGCCTGATTATCTACCGGTATGGACTTGTGGCTATACTCACCAATCATTTTGTTCTTTGGGAGGCCAGTTATCAGTTTATCGGTATTGCGCTGATCAGTGTGGCTATTGGGCTGACCATTGGCTGGATTATGATCTGGGTTCATCGAATGATTAGTAAAGATAATGTGACCAGCACGGCCATAACCCTGCTAACACCCTATGGTTCCTACCTGATTGCCGAAAACTTTCACCTATCCGGCGTGTTGGCCGTGGTAACGACGGGTCTGTTTCTGTCGGCCCGAACCTCCCAGATTTTTACGTACCATAGTCGATTGCAGACGAATTCAGTTTGGGAAATCGTCGTTTTTCTACTCAATGGACTTGTCTTTATCCTGATCGGTCTGCAACTACCTATGATTGTGGCCGACCTGAACGGATACACACTTCCCGAAGCGATAAATTATGCCTTACTGATCAGTGTAGTGGCAGTCATTAGCCGACTGATATGGGTATTTCCGGGAGCTTACCTACCGCGCTGGCTCAGTCCACGTATCCGCAAGCGTGAAGAAAAACCAGCCTGGCAGCAGATTATGGTTGTTGGTTGGGCGGGTATGCGTGGGGTTGTCTCGCTGGCTGGTGCTTTAGCGTTACCTAATACCTTACCCAATGGCCAGCCTTTTCCGGCCCGCGACCTGATTTTGTTCATCACGTTTATCGTTATACTTATTACGTTGGTCATACAGGGGCTGACCTTACCCCTGCTGGTAGAGGCTCTTAATGTGCGCGAGGATGTCGACGAGAAACAGGAAGAACGCAAGCTGCGTCGTAAAATGGCACTACAGGTGATTACGCATCTGGAAGAAAACCACTCAGCAGGGTCTGTGCATGATGATGTGCTTAACTACGTGAAAAACACGTATGAACTACGAATCAATGAACTGAATGGGATGCTGCGCGGATCAATCAGTACCCCTCATAAACCAACGGAGCTCTATCAGCAGGCTATCCGCCTGCAACTTGAGCTGATTGATGTGGAACGCACAGTGCTAATCGAGCAACGCCAAAGTACATTACTGGATGGGGAAATTATTCGGAAAATGGAACAGGAGCTGGATCTGGAAGCGGCTCGTTTGAGCCTGGCCCAACCATAG
- a CDS encoding S66 peptidase family protein has protein sequence MILPPFLQPGDTVGVVAPASWFPYEELADGLRILRENWHLNVIEGDSLYAIDGPFAGSDDLRRADIQRLFDDPDVRAVFAARGGYGCYRIADGLDLTGLRANPKWLIGFSDVTVLLSLLANHQIVSLHGLMPRQFGDPDRAASLESVRQWLFGETPAQYTVPVHPLNRLGKATGVLVGGNLTMLSNSIGTPTDVDLSGKILFIEDIDETFFSLDRMLTQFRRAGRLANLAGLVVGQFTDMRANTSLPFGKDAFKIIADAVSAYSYPVLFDFPAGHVPFNLALPIGKDIKLIVTEQTARIEF, from the coding sequence TTGATTCTACCTCCTTTTTTACAGCCCGGCGATACGGTTGGCGTAGTCGCTCCTGCGAGTTGGTTTCCGTATGAAGAACTGGCCGATGGGCTTCGCATTTTACGCGAAAACTGGCACCTAAACGTAATCGAAGGAGATAGTCTGTACGCGATTGACGGACCTTTTGCCGGTTCAGATGACCTCCGTCGGGCCGACATCCAACGATTATTCGACGACCCAGACGTCCGGGCTGTATTTGCTGCCCGGGGTGGGTATGGCTGCTACCGAATTGCTGATGGCCTTGATCTGACGGGATTACGGGCTAATCCAAAATGGCTAATCGGTTTCAGCGACGTAACGGTATTACTCAGCCTGTTGGCCAATCATCAGATTGTGAGTCTGCATGGACTTATGCCCCGTCAGTTTGGCGATCCTGACCGGGCCGCTTCACTGGAATCGGTACGGCAGTGGCTATTTGGTGAAACGCCCGCTCAGTACACCGTACCCGTACACCCCCTGAACCGACTCGGCAAGGCTACAGGTGTCTTAGTAGGGGGAAACTTAACCATGCTGAGTAATTCGATTGGTACGCCTACCGATGTGGATTTGTCTGGAAAAATTCTGTTCATCGAAGACATCGACGAAACATTTTTCTCCCTCGACCGCATGCTCACCCAGTTTCGGCGGGCCGGGCGGCTGGCCAATCTGGCCGGTTTGGTCGTCGGCCAGTTTACCGATATGCGTGCTAACACTTCGCTTCCTTTTGGTAAGGACGCCTTCAAGATTATTGCTGACGCCGTTTCGGCCTACAGCTATCCGGTGCTATTTGATTTTCCGGCTGGGCACGTTCCGTTCAATCTGGCGTTGCCAATTGGTAAAGACATAAAGCTCATTGTAACGGAGCAAACGGCTCGCATCGAATTTTAA
- a CDS encoding ion channel, producing the protein MNSSTRQVFKKTPKNSRLVEQEEQRNDIGFGTKLTDAQARLVNQDGSFNIVHANASLWDQLNVYNRLITMSWSHFFGWVLLAYLIANTLFAGIYMLAGAGTLEGMDDDSIYGPFWKCFFFSSQTLTTVGYGHISPNSFLTSCISAFESMVGLLAFALATGLLYGRFSRPVAHIRFSKHAVLAPYLDVNAWMFRIINTRPNQLINLEITVSLSRVETNAEGTLSRKYYNLHLERNKVAFFPANWTLVHAITESSPLYGLTSEDLKKTDTEFLISFQALDDTFVQGVHRRFSYRHDEVRWGYKFRPMYDGAQTGRVLLDLDKLDDIEEVPLN; encoded by the coding sequence ATGAATTCATCAACCCGCCAGGTTTTTAAGAAAACGCCCAAAAACAGTCGGTTAGTTGAACAGGAAGAACAACGCAACGACATCGGCTTTGGCACCAAACTCACCGACGCCCAGGCCCGGTTAGTCAACCAGGATGGAAGCTTCAACATTGTTCATGCCAATGCCAGTTTATGGGACCAGTTAAATGTTTATAACCGACTCATTACTATGAGCTGGTCGCATTTTTTTGGCTGGGTTTTACTGGCTTATCTGATAGCCAATACGCTTTTCGCGGGCATTTATATGCTGGCAGGAGCCGGCACCCTCGAAGGGATGGACGATGACTCCATTTACGGGCCCTTCTGGAAGTGTTTCTTCTTTAGTTCACAAACACTCACGACCGTAGGCTATGGACATATTTCACCCAATAGTTTCCTGACCAGTTGTATTTCAGCTTTCGAGTCGATGGTTGGGCTATTGGCATTTGCCCTCGCTACGGGACTGCTCTACGGGCGGTTTTCGCGCCCGGTGGCCCACATCCGTTTTTCGAAACATGCTGTGCTGGCCCCATATCTGGATGTAAATGCCTGGATGTTCCGCATTATCAACACACGGCCAAATCAGCTTATTAACCTGGAAATCACCGTTAGTTTATCACGGGTAGAAACCAATGCAGAGGGAACGCTTTCCCGAAAATACTACAACCTCCACCTCGAACGAAATAAAGTGGCTTTCTTCCCGGCCAACTGGACGCTGGTACACGCCATCACAGAATCTAGTCCCTTGTATGGCCTTACGTCTGAAGATCTGAAAAAAACAGATACTGAATTTTTGATTTCGTTTCAGGCACTGGACGACACCTTTGTGCAGGGCGTGCATCGACGTTTCTCATACCGCCACGATGAAGTACGCTGGGGATATAAGTTCCGGCCCATGTACGACGGGGCGCAAACAGGTCGTGTCCTGCTTGACCTGGATAAACTCGACGACATTGAAGAAGTACCATTGAATTGA
- a CDS encoding SDR family oxidoreductase encodes MSFTNSVVWITGASSGIGEAVALALARQQNVSLVLSARRADGLQRVANQTGLPASQVLIVPMDMTDIASLAAHVETVRQRFGRIDYLFQNAGISQRSTVADTDFSVYRQIMEVNFFGVVALTKAVLPIMLTQGNGHFVVTSSVAGKLATKQRSGYCASKHALHGFFDALRSEVYEEGLRVTIVCPGYIRTAISLNALEANGQKHNKMDVNQEKGMAPDVFAQRLLRAVNAQKEEVYIGGSEIYGIYLKRFFPSLLSRILRNRKRI; translated from the coding sequence ATGAGCTTTACCAATTCTGTAGTCTGGATTACGGGCGCATCGTCCGGTATCGGGGAGGCCGTTGCCTTAGCACTCGCCAGGCAACAAAACGTATCTCTTGTGCTGTCTGCGCGTCGTGCCGATGGGTTACAGCGGGTCGCTAACCAAACGGGTCTACCAGCTTCCCAAGTGTTAATCGTGCCGATGGATATGACGGATATAGCAAGCCTGGCTGCACACGTCGAAACAGTACGCCAGCGATTTGGCCGTATTGATTACCTATTTCAAAACGCGGGCATCAGCCAGCGGAGTACGGTAGCTGATACCGACTTTTCGGTTTATCGGCAGATTATGGAAGTCAATTTTTTCGGGGTAGTTGCGCTCACCAAAGCTGTTTTGCCGATTATGCTAACGCAGGGCAACGGCCATTTTGTCGTTACCAGCAGTGTAGCGGGTAAATTAGCCACCAAACAACGCTCCGGCTACTGCGCCAGTAAACACGCCCTGCATGGATTTTTTGATGCCCTTCGGTCGGAAGTCTATGAGGAAGGTCTTCGGGTAACCATCGTCTGTCCTGGCTACATTCGAACAGCCATCTCGCTCAATGCCCTGGAAGCCAATGGACAGAAGCACAACAAAATGGATGTTAATCAGGAAAAAGGAATGGCTCCCGATGTATTTGCCCAGCGGCTGTTACGGGCTGTTAATGCACAAAAAGAGGAAGTCTACATTGGCGGCTCCGAAATCTACGGCATCTACCTCAAACGCTTCTTTCCCAGCTTGTTATCCAGAATTCTTCGCAATCGAAAAAGAATTTAA
- a CDS encoding amidohydrolase has translation MKKHNILVSSLLLGGLLTQSVVAQVATLNTRMDKMAESLEKKVVTWRRDFHQHPELGNREFQTAAKIAAHLQSLGMDVKTGVGKTGVVGLLKGGKPGPVVALRADMDGLPVTERGDIPFKSQERTEYNGQQTGIMHACGHDSHMAILMGVAEILTSVKADLRGTVKFIFQPAEEGAPQGEEGGAYLMVKEGVLENPKVDAIFGLHINSQTEVGTIKYRPGATMAAVDSYAIKIKGKQAHGAAPWSSVDPIVTSAQVVIGLQTIVSRNLILTDNAAVVTVGALHSGIRQNIIPEEANMIGTIRTFSPEAQQLVHRRINEIATNIAESAGAKAEVKIDVMYPVTYNDPKLTDQMIPSLETVAGKNNVKITPAQTGAEDFSFYQQKVPGFFFFLGGMPKGKKGTELPSHHTPDFYIDEGGFVLGMKSLCRLTTDYMEFANKGVAVKELTLGGQ, from the coding sequence ATGAAAAAGCATAATATATTAGTTTCTTCACTGCTTTTGGGCGGGCTTTTGACGCAATCGGTAGTTGCGCAGGTGGCTACGTTGAACACCCGAATGGATAAAATGGCTGAAAGCCTTGAAAAAAAGGTGGTGACATGGCGTCGGGATTTTCACCAGCATCCTGAATTGGGAAACCGGGAGTTTCAGACAGCCGCCAAAATTGCGGCCCATTTGCAATCGCTAGGCATGGACGTGAAAACGGGTGTGGGCAAAACTGGCGTTGTGGGTTTGCTAAAGGGAGGTAAACCCGGCCCGGTTGTGGCGCTTCGGGCGGATATGGACGGATTGCCGGTAACCGAGCGGGGCGATATTCCTTTTAAGTCGCAGGAGCGGACGGAATACAATGGCCAGCAAACGGGGATTATGCACGCTTGTGGACACGATTCGCACATGGCCATTCTGATGGGTGTAGCCGAAATTCTGACATCCGTTAAGGCTGATCTACGTGGAACGGTTAAGTTTATTTTCCAACCTGCCGAAGAAGGCGCTCCTCAGGGTGAAGAAGGGGGCGCTTACCTGATGGTGAAAGAAGGGGTTCTGGAAAACCCAAAAGTGGATGCCATTTTTGGGTTGCATATCAACTCACAGACCGAAGTAGGAACCATCAAGTACCGTCCGGGCGCTACGATGGCTGCGGTAGACTCGTATGCGATTAAAATTAAAGGAAAGCAGGCGCATGGAGCGGCTCCCTGGTCGAGCGTGGACCCTATTGTAACGTCGGCACAGGTAGTTATAGGCTTGCAAACCATTGTAAGTCGTAACCTTATATTGACTGATAATGCGGCTGTAGTAACAGTCGGCGCATTACATAGCGGTATTCGGCAGAATATCATTCCCGAAGAAGCGAACATGATTGGTACCATTCGTACCTTTAGCCCCGAAGCGCAACAACTGGTGCATCGCCGGATTAACGAGATTGCTACTAATATTGCCGAAAGCGCAGGTGCCAAAGCCGAAGTGAAAATTGATGTGATGTATCCGGTTACGTACAACGATCCGAAACTAACGGACCAGATGATTCCATCGCTCGAAACGGTAGCTGGAAAGAACAATGTGAAAATTACACCCGCACAAACCGGGGCCGAGGATTTCTCCTTCTACCAGCAAAAAGTACCTGGTTTCTTTTTCTTCCTGGGTGGTATGCCGAAAGGGAAAAAAGGAACGGAATTGCCTTCGCACCATACTCCTGATTTCTACATCGACGAGGGTGGCTTTGTGCTGGGTATGAAATCGTTATGCCGCCTGACCACCGATTATATGGAGTTTGCTAACAAAGGCGTTGCTGTTAAGGAATTGACCCTGGGTGGTCAGTAG
- a CDS encoding glycoside hydrolase family 97 protein, translating into MQSPSLYFLLIVLLLQTRVAQSEVRVSSPNGRIDFIFNLSQAAPTYRILFNKKVLVENSTLTLTFQNDDLFGPNLVQQKPTIETIDDTYELVVGKARKVHTVYREAAIPLLERDKAGKSGRQIILWVRVFDDGVAFRYEFPKQANWESYVLTDEHTTFQLPQNPTVRALFLPNFTTSHEGVYTTIPLAKIANDTLMDMPALFEFPNKTYLAITEAALVNYAGMYLVKRNNVLTSQLSPLPNQTAVKVKATLPHQTPWRVMLISDRIGALIESNMLTSLNEPNKIDDISWLKPGKTTFPWWNGNVTPDTTFAPGNNFETQKYYIDFCAANHINYHSVVEYGLHEWYVNDGAGFVPGLNVNAAKAVPGLDMQQVCDYAKSKGVGIRVWVYWSALYPKLEEVFTQYEKWGISGLMVDFMDRDDQEMVNIQNEILRSAARHKLHIQFHGAYKPTGIHRTYPNELTREATLNYETNKWSGLDTPDHDIVFPFTRLLAGPTDMHLGGFRAVPDKQYKIQYTRPLMHGTRCHQLAMYVVLESYLNMVCDYPDAYKGQPGFAFIQQVPTTWDETRVLNAEVGQYITVARRKGTDWFIGSITNSTARELSVKLDFLSDGNYTAELYADAPDVAQHPNHLIQQTQTVGRLEVVSLTLAAGGGQVIRLRKQ; encoded by the coding sequence ATGCAATCGCCCAGTTTATATTTTCTGCTGATCGTTCTGCTATTACAGACACGCGTTGCCCAAAGTGAGGTACGGGTGTCGTCGCCCAATGGTCGTATCGATTTTATTTTTAACCTAAGTCAGGCAGCGCCTACTTACCGAATTCTATTCAATAAAAAGGTTCTGGTCGAAAACTCCACGCTGACACTTACGTTTCAGAACGATGACCTGTTTGGCCCCAATCTGGTTCAGCAAAAGCCGACTATTGAAACCATCGACGATACTTATGAACTCGTCGTGGGTAAGGCCAGAAAAGTGCATACGGTTTATCGGGAAGCGGCCATACCCTTGCTTGAACGGGATAAAGCAGGAAAATCGGGTCGACAGATTATTTTATGGGTTCGCGTATTCGACGATGGGGTAGCCTTCCGATATGAATTTCCGAAGCAGGCTAACTGGGAATCGTATGTACTCACCGATGAGCATACCACGTTTCAGCTACCACAGAATCCAACCGTCCGGGCTCTGTTTCTGCCCAACTTTACCACCTCGCACGAGGGAGTTTATACGACCATTCCATTAGCGAAGATCGCAAACGATACCCTGATGGACATGCCCGCGCTGTTTGAGTTCCCCAATAAGACCTATCTGGCTATCACCGAAGCGGCACTGGTCAACTATGCAGGCATGTACCTGGTGAAAAGGAATAATGTATTGACCAGTCAGCTTTCGCCCTTACCGAACCAGACAGCGGTAAAGGTAAAAGCCACATTACCCCATCAAACGCCCTGGCGGGTTATGCTCATCAGCGACCGCATCGGTGCACTGATCGAATCAAACATGCTGACCAGTCTCAATGAACCCAATAAGATCGACGACATTTCCTGGTTAAAACCTGGCAAAACGACTTTCCCCTGGTGGAACGGAAACGTAACCCCCGACACCACCTTTGCCCCCGGCAACAACTTCGAAACCCAGAAGTATTACATTGATTTCTGTGCCGCTAATCACATCAATTATCACTCCGTGGTCGAATATGGATTACACGAATGGTACGTCAATGATGGGGCAGGTTTCGTACCGGGCCTGAACGTTAATGCCGCCAAAGCCGTACCAGGGCTGGATATGCAACAGGTATGCGATTATGCCAAAAGCAAAGGTGTTGGTATCAGAGTATGGGTATATTGGTCAGCCCTTTATCCAAAACTGGAAGAAGTCTTTACCCAGTACGAAAAATGGGGGATAAGCGGTCTGATGGTCGATTTCATGGACCGCGACGACCAGGAGATGGTCAACATTCAGAATGAGATTCTGCGCTCAGCAGCCCGGCACAAATTGCACATCCAGTTTCACGGGGCCTATAAACCGACGGGTATACACCGCACCTACCCTAACGAACTCACCCGCGAAGCTACCCTCAACTACGAAACCAACAAATGGAGTGGGCTCGACACGCCCGACCATGACATTGTTTTCCCATTTACCCGATTGCTGGCTGGCCCGACGGATATGCACCTTGGTGGCTTTCGGGCTGTCCCCGATAAACAGTACAAAATCCAGTACACCCGACCGCTTATGCACGGCACCCGCTGCCACCAGTTGGCGATGTACGTTGTGCTCGAAAGCTACCTCAATATGGTATGCGATTACCCAGACGCCTACAAAGGGCAACCAGGTTTTGCATTCATCCAACAAGTGCCTACTACCTGGGACGAAACCCGCGTTTTGAATGCCGAAGTAGGCCAATACATTACGGTAGCCCGTCGCAAAGGGACCGACTGGTTTATTGGCAGCATTACCAACTCAACCGCCCGCGAGCTATCCGTCAAACTGGATTTCCTGTCCGACGGCAATTACACAGCCGAACTATACGCAGATGCGCCAGATGTAGCCCAACATCCGAACCACCTCATCCAACAAACCCAGACGGTCGGTCGGCTGGAAGTCGTGTCGCTGACATTAGCGGCTGGTGGAGGGCAGGTGATACGCCTGCGAAAGCAGTGA